The nucleotide window GTGGTGGAGGAACAGCCCGTGGAGACGACGCCGGAGGCGATCGAGGGGGGCAGTTCCGTCGATAATCCCAACAAGGGTGGAGAAGCCAACGGTACAGTTTGTATCGTCGGGTACGATGCAGATATGGATGGAGAGCTGATCCTCACTGCCGATCACGTCATGGAGGGCGACGATATGTACTTCGCCGGCGACAAAATCGCAGAACTCCACGAACGGGACCAGTCACTCGACGTGACATCGTACGAACTGACGAGCAGTATCGATACCGATCCACTGGACACCTACAGTAGTAAGGTAGAACCAGTGTCTGGTGCGTGGCAGTTCGCAGGGCTCGCCGACAAGGTCGGACAGACGGACGACGGCGACACCGTGTCCGACGGTGAGACAGTCGATGTTGACATGTACGGCAGCACGAGCCAGCACGTGAGTGACAAGTGTAACAACACCAAGCGGTCAGATCAGATCGAGTATCAGGCAGACATGGAGCACTGGCGGACGGATAGTGGAGACTCTGGAGGTCCTTGGGTCGATCAGAACGGCAAATTACTCGGAGTCCACCATGGGTCGGACAGTTATTTCCTGACCGGAGAGAAGTGGAGCACAGCCACCGTTGGTCGACCCGCGTTAGATGCAGTAGAGGTGTCGCTGTCGAGCTAGCAGCCGACTCAGATGGAAACAGTACCGGAGAGCTGCACCTCGTCTCTGTGTGAGTAGTGTTCGACGTGGACTCGTTCGATTTCGTGTTCCCCGCCAGTCAGAACAGTGACGAGGTACTGAACGGTGGAGGCGTTTTCCTCACAGCCACCAGGACCGAGATCGATCCCGTTCCGAATGGTCACACGTAGCGTGTCGTCGCGGAGTTCGATCCGGGAGACACGGGTCTCCCGGCAGTCTGGGTCACCGATTCCGGTCGTCGCACCTCTGATTAGAATTCGATCTTCCCTCCGCTCGGCTCCGGAGGTTCCATCAAGACGACCCGAAACGT belongs to Halobaculum sp. MBLA0143 and includes:
- a CDS encoding trypsin-like serine protease, which gives rise to MPRKIPTGTTLQLGQKLRSTSRRSVLRGLAAAATTSGAALSTAVERAYGKKPDGRVIVHTDDVHGQPDEVRVIPKERYRRLKVYERLPIQKFTARDGIQAVTITQQSDDPTDLALKFLVETNDRATRRNVPNNYSQVPTVVEEQPVETTPEAIEGGSSVDNPNKGGEANGTVCIVGYDADMDGELILTADHVMEGDDMYFAGDKIAELHERDQSLDVTSYELTSSIDTDPLDTYSSKVEPVSGAWQFAGLADKVGQTDDGDTVSDGETVDVDMYGSTSQHVSDKCNNTKRSDQIEYQADMEHWRTDSGDSGGPWVDQNGKLLGVHHGSDSYFLTGEKWSTATVGRPALDAVEVSLSS